A genomic region of Myxococcaceae bacterium JPH2 contains the following coding sequences:
- a CDS encoding DUF2314 domain-containing protein: MMEVYLLATELAGPPPLEALRAAFATDEVEFSPHEDGQGFTVKADGSEVRVVLDGPDVPPLVANPAQYSGSTEAFARMDKAKAFYRLTLEPGGAQPTLPVFEALWTVRTLMEQVPGVLVDLSAFKLHEPEDVVEITELDFDIRDHLHLHAVELTEGDTPLWVHSHGMEKFGARDVEIFHLAEADLLAAESFLNELCTDMAFGQGPPVRSEMATSEGQTFTLVPSEEARANLLGVPLDSFEGHEGLFLTVVSPLGRHNTSELLATYRERFAKEPEEQTQAMHREAQLLLPAFLARFQRKGLMEPLTFLVRAPFDTHPDGETVVEQLWLEVVTRDEGSVVGKLVDGAVHTTEWRKGAHVEVEEKQVNALAITHEGRALDEKEIRALMNAERPM; this comes from the coding sequence GTGATGGAGGTCTACCTGCTGGCGACAGAGCTGGCGGGACCTCCTCCGCTGGAGGCCCTGCGCGCCGCGTTCGCCACGGACGAGGTCGAGTTCTCGCCCCACGAGGATGGCCAGGGCTTCACCGTCAAGGCGGATGGCTCCGAGGTCCGGGTCGTGCTGGATGGCCCCGACGTGCCACCGCTGGTGGCGAACCCCGCGCAGTACAGTGGCAGCACCGAAGCCTTCGCTCGCATGGACAAGGCCAAGGCCTTCTACCGCCTGACGCTGGAGCCCGGCGGAGCGCAGCCCACCTTGCCTGTCTTCGAGGCGCTCTGGACGGTGCGCACGCTGATGGAGCAGGTCCCAGGGGTGCTGGTGGATCTCTCGGCCTTCAAGCTCCACGAGCCCGAAGACGTGGTGGAGATCACCGAGCTGGACTTCGACATCCGCGACCACCTGCACCTGCACGCGGTGGAGCTGACCGAGGGAGACACCCCGCTGTGGGTGCACTCGCACGGCATGGAGAAGTTCGGGGCTCGGGACGTGGAGATCTTCCACCTGGCCGAGGCGGACCTCCTGGCCGCCGAGAGCTTCCTCAACGAGTTGTGCACGGACATGGCCTTCGGGCAGGGGCCACCCGTGCGCTCGGAGATGGCGACCAGCGAGGGGCAGACCTTCACCCTCGTGCCATCTGAGGAGGCGCGCGCCAACCTGCTGGGCGTGCCGCTCGACTCGTTCGAGGGCCACGAGGGGCTGTTCCTCACCGTCGTGTCTCCGCTGGGGCGCCACAACACGTCGGAGCTGCTGGCCACGTACCGCGAGCGCTTCGCGAAGGAGCCGGAGGAGCAGACCCAGGCCATGCACCGCGAGGCCCAGCTCCTGCTGCCCGCCTTCCTGGCGCGCTTCCAGCGCAAGGGGTTGATGGAGCCGCTGACCTTCCTGGTGCGCGCGCCTTTCGACACGCACCCCGATGGCGAGACGGTGGTGGAGCAGCTGTGGCTCGAGGTGGTGACTCGGGACGAGGGCTCCGTGGTGGGCAAGCTGGTGGACGGCGCCGTGCACACCACCGAGTGGCGCAAGGGCGCCCACGTGGAAGTGGAGGAGAAGCAGGT
- a CDS encoding deoxynucleoside kinase — protein sequence MPRKKFIAIAGNIGAGKTELTSFLCRKYGLTPYFEPNDQNPYLADFYKDMKTWAFRSQLFFLTHKFRLHRQLEKSPGTVLQDRTLYEDAEIFAKNLHRQRLIDKRDWQTYRELYETISQSLTPPDLMIYLRCPVPTLRERIKLRGRAMEKDIPTNYLKRLNTLYEEWFSAYSMSPVLVLPTDKLDYLTNLVDRVDLFRQIEKHL from the coding sequence GTGCCCAGGAAAAAGTTCATCGCGATCGCGGGCAACATCGGAGCCGGAAAGACGGAACTCACGTCCTTCCTGTGCCGGAAGTACGGGCTCACGCCCTACTTCGAGCCCAATGATCAGAACCCCTATCTGGCGGACTTCTACAAGGACATGAAGACGTGGGCGTTCCGCTCGCAGCTCTTCTTCCTGACCCACAAGTTCCGCCTGCATCGACAACTGGAGAAGTCCCCAGGCACGGTGCTGCAGGATCGCACCCTCTACGAGGACGCGGAGATCTTCGCCAAGAACCTCCACCGACAGCGACTCATCGACAAGCGCGACTGGCAGACCTACCGCGAGCTGTATGAGACCATCTCCCAGTCGCTCACTCCGCCGGACCTGATGATCTACCTGCGCTGTCCGGTCCCGACGCTCCGCGAGCGCATCAAGCTGCGCGGTCGCGCCATGGAGAAAGACATCCCGACCAACTACCTCAAGCGGCTCAACACGCTCTACGAGGAGTGGTTCTCCGCGTACTCCATGTCCCCCGTGCTGGTACTTCCTACGGACAAGCTCGACTACCTGACCAACCTGGTGGACCGCGTGGACCTCTTCCGGCAGATCGAGAAGCACCTGTGA
- a CDS encoding 1-acyl-sn-glycerol-3-phosphate acyltransferase has protein sequence MRKLFCMFVAAFWTLACFPFAILAMLFTLNPDGSVWVARRLWSPVLLWAGGARLEVLGAENVDPRRPTIYVANHQSTIDIPAHFVAVPVNFRYVAKSQLRWVPLIGWYLSIAGHIFINRGNRTSAIDSLTKAANKVRAGTSIFLYPEGTRSGDGRVLPFKKGPFALALKAGVAVCPVTIEGSANLMPKNSWNITPGPVRVKIGKPIDPKAFAEDDRAGLARAVRNVILADNLALGGPGGDPEDAIAAPGQEGTSLRPHLSSPTGT, from the coding sequence TTGCGCAAGCTGTTCTGCATGTTCGTGGCCGCGTTCTGGACCTTGGCGTGTTTTCCGTTCGCCATTCTGGCCATGTTGTTCACGCTGAACCCGGACGGCTCGGTGTGGGTAGCGCGTCGGCTGTGGTCGCCCGTGCTCCTCTGGGCGGGCGGCGCTCGCCTGGAAGTCCTCGGCGCCGAGAACGTCGATCCCCGCCGACCGACCATCTACGTGGCCAACCACCAGTCGACCATCGACATCCCCGCCCACTTCGTGGCCGTGCCCGTCAACTTCCGCTACGTGGCCAAGAGCCAGCTGCGCTGGGTGCCGCTCATCGGCTGGTACCTGAGCATCGCGGGCCACATCTTCATCAATCGCGGCAACCGGACGTCCGCCATCGACTCGCTGACGAAGGCCGCCAACAAGGTGCGCGCTGGCACCAGCATCTTCCTGTACCCCGAGGGGACTCGCTCCGGGGATGGCCGCGTGCTGCCCTTCAAGAAGGGTCCCTTCGCGCTGGCGCTGAAGGCGGGTGTGGCGGTCTGCCCTGTCACCATCGAGGGCTCGGCGAACCTGATGCCGAAGAACTCGTGGAACATCACGCCTGGGCCGGTGCGCGTGAAGATCGGCAAGCCCATCGACCCGAAAGCCTTCGCGGAGGATGATCGGGCCGGTCTCGCCCGAGCCGTGCGCAACGTCATCCTGGCGGACAACCTCGCGCTCGGCGGCCCTGGGGGAGACCCCGAGGACGCCATCGCCGCCCCGGGCCAGGAGGGCACCAGCCTCCGTCCGCACCTCTCCTCTCCTACTGGAACGTGA
- a CDS encoding tetratricopeptide repeat protein encodes MRRPLSPLPAWALTAALGLTALGCGHGTSAGGRALDSREQARAYLDTNKPEKALSLLRDLHASAPDDVDVARALTEAHVKLGQADAWIAELKQRLARQERAVDQYMLGLALFSRAKDAGAPSVSAFERAIALSPAIGEYHYRLGLARLESEQYADAVAPLRQATELAPERTGWRLPLAKALHRTGDAQGAVAALGTLVRGGATPGEVVTARALMDQIADPFAGFPKAAEPKLEEGMRFLREQDAPQNAVLCFEEILHDYPDLAVVHALLGLAYQRLDDAGRAMDEFSQAIERAPQDGKNQLYLGELYLSRQRPDAARAAFEKAVNLNPVLDLAWFRLGDLNLDRHDLTAAREAFRVATVLQPDAVAPRGKLALVYQLEGDYTATERELRRVLDKDPDNTEFSLRLGLLFTEQALKARRPEERKKATSEAEQWLGKVLETQPDNAVASRALQQLKGQ; translated from the coding sequence ATGCGCAGGCCCCTCTCTCCCCTTCCCGCCTGGGCGCTCACCGCCGCGCTGGGCCTGACCGCCCTGGGCTGTGGCCACGGCACGAGCGCGGGAGGTCGTGCCCTGGATTCCCGGGAGCAGGCTCGCGCGTACCTGGACACCAACAAGCCGGAGAAGGCCCTGTCGCTGCTGCGCGACCTGCACGCGAGCGCCCCCGACGACGTGGACGTCGCGCGGGCCCTCACCGAGGCCCACGTCAAGCTCGGTCAGGCCGACGCGTGGATCGCGGAGCTGAAGCAGCGCCTGGCCCGCCAGGAGCGCGCCGTGGACCAGTACATGCTGGGGCTCGCGCTCTTCTCGAGGGCGAAGGACGCGGGGGCGCCGTCAGTGAGCGCCTTCGAGCGAGCCATCGCGCTGTCCCCGGCCATCGGCGAGTACCACTACCGCCTGGGGCTGGCCCGGCTCGAGTCGGAGCAGTACGCCGACGCCGTCGCGCCCCTGCGGCAGGCCACCGAACTCGCCCCTGAGCGGACCGGCTGGCGCCTCCCGCTGGCCAAGGCGCTCCACCGCACGGGCGACGCGCAGGGCGCCGTGGCGGCCCTGGGCACGCTCGTGCGCGGCGGCGCGACGCCCGGAGAGGTCGTCACCGCCCGCGCGCTGATGGATCAGATCGCCGACCCCTTCGCGGGCTTCCCCAAGGCGGCCGAGCCCAAGCTCGAGGAGGGCATGCGCTTTCTGCGCGAGCAGGACGCGCCGCAGAACGCGGTGCTCTGCTTCGAGGAGATCCTCCACGACTATCCGGACCTCGCGGTGGTGCACGCCCTGCTGGGGTTGGCCTACCAGCGACTGGACGACGCGGGCCGGGCCATGGACGAGTTCAGCCAGGCCATCGAGCGCGCGCCCCAGGACGGGAAGAACCAGCTCTACCTCGGTGAACTCTACCTGTCGCGACAGCGCCCCGACGCGGCGCGGGCCGCCTTCGAGAAGGCGGTGAACTTGAACCCCGTGCTGGACCTGGCGTGGTTCCGCCTGGGCGACCTCAACCTGGACCGCCACGACCTCACGGCCGCGCGCGAGGCCTTCCGGGTGGCCACCGTGCTCCAGCCGGATGCGGTCGCGCCCCGAGGCAAGCTCGCGCTCGTGTACCAGTTGGAAGGCGACTACACCGCGACGGAGCGGGAGCTGCGCCGGGTGTTGGACAAGGACCCGGACAACACCGAGTTCTCCCTCCGTCTGGGGCTCCTCTTCACGGAGCAGGCCCTCAAGGCCCGGCGCCCCGAGGAGCGCAAGAAGGCCACGAGCGAGGCGGAGCAGTGGCTGGGGAAGGTCCTGGAGACCCAGCCGGACAACGCGGTCGCCAGTCGAGCGCTCCAGCAGCTCAAGGGCCAGTAG